The DNA segment gatttttgggtgtcctgcatatgctcatgttgataatggaaaattagaaccgagatctattaaatgcatttttcttggttataaagctggtgtaaaagggtataagttatggtgtcctgaaaatagaaaagttgtgattagcagagatgttgtttttgatgaaactgctatgctacctaacttatctcttaaagactcttccaataaagaaaatcaaaagcaggtggagcatcagattaatacagagtcaactcctcaagccagaacaaaaattgagaatagagttgcttcttcaccacaatattctatcgccaaaaacagaactagaagagaaattaaacctctaaagaagtatgccgaggttgatctagttgcttatgctttaaatgtggctgaagatatagatgcgaatcaagagccatctaattattctgatgcggttagctgtgaagactcagaaaagtggatgtttgctatgcaggaagagatggaatcactccacaaaaacagaacatgggaccttgtgaaactccctaaaggtaaaaaggttgttcgttgtaaatgggtgtttaaaaagaaagaagggactctaggagttaaagaacctagatataaagcaaggcttgttgcaaaggtttacagtcaaattccaggagtggacttcacagatgtgttctctccagttgttaagcatagttcgattcaagctttgcttggtattgtggccatgcatgatttggagcttgagcagttagatgtaaaaactgaaTTTctacatggagaacttgaggaagatatttacatgcaacaaccagagggttttatagtctcgaAAAAAGAGGACTATATTTGCTTGCtgagaaagtccctttacggtttgaaacagtcaccaagacagtggtacaagaggtttgattcatttatgacttctcatgatttcaaaagaagtagtttagacagttgtgtttactttaagaaaaacagtgatggttcttttgtgtatctacttctttatgttgatgacatgttgatagcagcacaAGATAAAgtagagataagaaaggttaaagcccaactaagtgaagaatttgatatgaaagatttaggaccagcaaagaagatacttggtatggagattctcaaagatagaaaagcaagtaaattttacctaagtcagaaggggtacattgcgaaagttctttgcaggttcaatatgcagagtgctaagcctgttagtactcctttagcagcgcatttcagactttcatcggccttGGCTCCTCAATCAGATGataagattgagtacatgtcacatgttccatactctagtgcagtgggatctctcatgtatgctatggtttgttcatgtccagatttatcatatgcagtcagtgcagttagcagatatatggcaaatcccggtaaagaacattggaaagtagttcagtggattttaagatacttacgaggcactactgatgtttgcttacagtttggaagaattaAAGATGGAgttatagggtatgttgatgctgattttgctgaagaccttgatagaagaagatctctcacaggttacatctttacaatcggaggttgtgcaattagttggaaagccactttgcaaactaaagtcgctttgtctaccactgaagctgagtacatggcgattactgaggcttgtaaagaagctatttggttgaagggactatttagtgaactcaatgaagaccttcaaatcagcacagtattttgtgactgTCAGAGTGCcatttttcttacaaaagatcaaatgtttcatgagagaacaaaacacattgatattcggtatcattttgttcgtgatattattgctcgtggtgatattgttgtgagaaaaattagtactcatgaaaatcctgcagatatgatgactaagtcacttcttataaccaagtttaagcattgcttagacttggttggtgttcattgttgaagttaaacccttaaagggttttatggaagaggtggagaatttgtttattgaaagttcgcgatgaagaacttgttaattgagaatttgtgtcaaggtggagattgctagaattaagtgacccaaattcttatttaaataaaatacgatggaaaataaaataaaagtaaaatccatatagaactagacttcttttattttattttagaataaggtttttaaaccttattaaactccatctattttatattgattaggataaggtgtttcaatcctactagaatatggctttgcaagcctataaatagacatagtctattcctcttgtatttgattcaaatttttcgacatagtgaattttcttctcctctgcccgtgattttttcccgaaaaggtttccacgtaaaatttgtgtgttctttattttattttatttattttattttatttttcacaaataatataaaaattaaattgatccatttaataaaagaacttagatatttttattgttatagaatTTATCTCTTCTCACTTTTATTGATCAACTTTCATTTTGTGGGTGAAATGGGTTTGGATACTGTCCAAGACATTTTCACCCATTGCTTTCTAATACATTAATCATCATTATTTAAATGTGTAGAGTCCATCAATGAATTGTCAAAATCATacttttaaatggtaattaaaattGTATTGAATAAAAATGGACACAAAAGTAATGGATTATGATAGCTTAAATATTGCATGGTCATTGGGGACTAAAAATCCGATTCTTGAGACGGACAGCTTGACAACTATTAATCTCCTTGGTAAGGAGACCAGGACCTTTCATCAAATGCAATGGTCCGTGCAATACGGCGTATGTTAAAGTGGAGATGAATTGTTCATATTAAACATGTGTATCGTGAGGTAAATGGTGTGGCAAATTCCTTAACAACTCGTGCAAAAATAAGGGCAATAAGATACTATGTTCTCAATGATCCCCTGAAGAATCTAAGTTGGCTTTGCTTGCTGATTGAGAGGGAATGATGTCCATAAGTATTGGATTCTCACCCTTAAGTATTGGATTCTCCATAATCTCTAGCTGTAGGGGTGATGGTAGAGATTTTGTTTGAGGGAAGGCAAGTGCCTTGGctctaaaaaatagaaaattgactTTTTAGTcccttaatatttaaaaattaaaaattaatatacaataaaattatactttagctttctcaaagatgaaaaaaaaaacaaatttcattaatcatttcaaacatgataaaattataaattcatacatgataaaattataatttaacttagcttaaaatattttctaatttcaCCCTATCAGCAATCCCATTAAcctctttatttttaatattttagaagTTAAAATTTGAATAAGATTATCATGTTGatatttccttcttcttttttaattcaaaattaaattattgtttttggACAAATTGATCAGGTTTGTATGTCCTTTGCGCAGTGAAGGGCAATGGCACAGAATTTCAAGAACCTCAAACTTtcacataatattaaaataaattatttaataatatttaattaaatattatttctttttgatTAAACACAAAGAGTGGGGCAAAGTGTTATGATGCTCTCATCAATTGTGTCACCAAATTTAAAGTAGCTTATTTTAGAATTTGTGTGATTAAAATTTTGTCACTTATTAAGAAAGTAAATATAGTGGCAAATTAAGGAAATCTGTAAGGATGAGAAGTTAAGGGTCGTAGGCTGGGTTGCGGGGTAGACAAGTCAAGTCTGTATAGAACTATATTTctactatttaattttaattaaaatagggTTTTTTAACCCTTAGTCAAAACTCTTCTtgtattattcattttttaatattagtAAACTTTTTTTTCTCTACCCGTGTTTTTTTTGCAAGGGTATTCATGTAGAATTTGtgtgctctttttttttcttattattttacgATTGTTCTACCGCCATTATCCAcgtttattataataatttaaatatttaatcttgttattataatttataaaataaatatttatcctCGCATTATTAGTTATTTATGCTTATTcacttttataattaaaaaattaatttatgataattaaataaaaaattaacaatctaCTCAATTCAATTGTTATAACGTTCTTTGTACCTACTTTATCTTGAGGAATGGTTCATTTCCCGCATTGTCACCTAGTTTACTATTTGATCATAAAATCCAACgtttacaattaaattttttgttgGCCACCATCAAAATTTATCTTTCTTGATTTGACAGAGACATAGATTCTAAGAAGGTGACAGCTACATGGCATCTATCAGCCCATCTGTGTCTCTTACTCTGGCTCCTGACCACCGATCTGTCACCCACATCGCTTTCAGCTTGATGACTTGCCAATTTCTATCTAATGACCTGAAATAGTCTCaagtttataatttattcaatttagtacattTCTAATTATGTAGGATAGGACTCTGGATTTTGGATTTTTGCTATATCTTTAGCTGAAACATTAAATAATCTCTTAGTTAGAAGAATTTACAAGTTGATACAATTTTTggtattatctataattttttaaaattttaaatcgagagataatacatatttaaatacATTTGAACTTCGTATGAAAATATCATCTGCTTACTTAACCTTTAAATatcttaatatattataatatcaaattaaaattaaaaaaaatcttaaaatttaaaatatacataacTGATTTcctttgaaatttgaaatttatcttTTACTTATCTAAAATTTATACTATCAAAtttaaagtttgaaaaaaaaaatcttaacaaTGAACttacattaattattttaaaattacactaTTCATTTTACATTTCGCTGAATATACCATTTAtaagttttaactttttttaattttgaaatagtactcatattattcataaaatttatatataaaattataaaaataatttttaaagactTATAAAATGATTTAGCAtgtttaatttatacatataatcaACCTATGTATCATGTCAATGTTTGCCCATGAATAAGTCAGCCAACTGATGAAACAAACCCATTTTAATGTTGGCAAATGCCCCAGATGGGGATAGAGGGGCCACTAAGAGTGTAGACAACGACTAACAAAGGCTTAAGAGGGCCTCCTCAAGTGTAGCAGGAGCAAGAATGGTGCATATGCGAGAATAATGAGTCCAAGGGTTCTTTGAATGTCTCGAAATGTTCTAAAATATGTGAGAGCACTTTAGAAGTTCTAGAAATCTGAAAATCTAAAGTAGGAATCGAACCCTTGTAAACTCATGTAGAATTGTTCGAAAGGTCTAGAAGAGTCTAGCATTATAAATACTTATATAGACTTGTATAAATTGTCCATAGATAAATGATCTTTAACTGTTCATTATATTCAATCTCAAACGATTAGATCAAAGGGACTTGGCCTATATAAAGGAGACAACCTTCTCTCATTGTAAAATAAGCTAGCTTAAGAGTAATAACACTTTCCGCATTCTCTCAACTCTCGTGTTATTTAGTGTGCTCTTTTTGGTGTGCTTATTTAGACCTAAAGGCTTGTTAGGATACTCTTTGAGTGGTTTGAAGGTTATACTTAGGAATACATTGGCATAAGACTTGAGTAAAGTGGTATCAATTAGTTTCTTTCATTAATTTCCTATAAATATTGCCAACTCAACTTACCTATCAATACAAATATTAAATGTCAACTCAAATTTAATATGGAGTATTTTGTTATGACAATTCAGACCCAAGCTCTTCTCATAATAAATGTGCATTGCAAGCTTTAAACATGTTTCACATCATGTTCAAATTAGCATATAACACCTAAATTAACTAATACACCCACAAAAGAGcctatttaatataattatgatATTTAATAGAATATTCTAatttataaagattaatttaaaacTCTACAAATTCAAATACTTAATCATAATTTAGAAAgtaaaaataacttaattatactCTTATGCActattataaaaatgaaaattaaacaaatttagatGCTTCATCACTATTCTTACTTcaacaaaattatttatttatttatttagattttaaGGTTTTGAGATATTCTCGGATCTGGGTGTTTCGAATTTAGTATTTTGTTGACTAAGACACAGTCTACAGCCTTTTAATATCTTTTTATctatattaaagaaaaatagtttttttttctttttctttttagtatCTTGAGAGAATCCTCtggttatttttgttttattgattaaaatttgTTCAGCAATGGCTTCTCACTTCATATCACTCAACGCCAATGTCAATCCCTATAACCTTATCAAAGGTCGTAGTTATGGTGGTTCTGTTTTTTGGGGTGAGAGAATCAGTTGGTCTATTAAAAGTAGGGATTATGGAAGAGTTGTATGGAGGAGTTTGAGAATTGAAAATGATGTTAGAAAAGCAAAGTCTGGTGTTGTTCACTGTGTTCAAACCCCAACCAATGAAAATGATGATCCTACGGTAagagttttttatttttctgttaaaatttttattattattttcaatgtgGGTATTTTGATCATCACTAAGTATTTGAATTTTAAGTTCCTAGATGTTTGAGAGTCCACAAGCAGATCCAAAGGAAGTGGCTTCTATCATATTGGGTGGTGGTGCTGGTACTCGCCTGTTTCCTCTTACTAGCATGAGAGCCAAGCCAGCCGTAaggaattcaatttttttctcttttatgaaTAAAATTAGAATCCAAATGACTAGATTTAGAGGTTTTGATGGTTTTTTATTGGTTTGCAGGTTCCTATTGGTGGTTGTTACAGGCTGATCGATGTTCCAATGAGCAATTGTATCAACAGTGGCATCAAAAAGATCtttattttaactcaatttaattctttttcacTAAATCGTCACTTGGCTAGGACATACAATTTTGGTAATGGTGTAAATTTTGGAGATGGATTTATGGAGGTAAGccaattttaatttaacattataGCTTATTTTTGTGAAGCTTTTGATGAAGCTATATTGGCTCTGTAACAGGTTCTTGCTGCCACTCAAACATCAGGAGAAGCAGGGAAGAAATGGTTTCAAGGAACGGCTGATGCCGTGAGGCAATTCATTTGGGTCTTTGAGGTTAGTTACAAGTtttattcaagctgaaatcaTTCGATGTTCACCGGCTATGATTTTATTTTCTAACAGGATGCCAAAGTTAAGGATGTCCAGCATGTACTGATATTGTCTGGTGATCATCTTTACCGCGCAGATTATATGGATTTTGTGCAGGTAACTAGTTCAATTTCTAGGAGCCGTGGTGTAGCTCAGAAAATCATTATGGCTAATCTACAGTTATTGTTCTTGCAGAAGCATATTGATTCAAATGCTGATATCACAGTATCATGTCTACCAATGGATAATAGGTACTTAATCAATGTTATTTTGTTATGATGATTATAGTGGCTATCATAGTTATTAATATCGAGTTTTGTGCAGCCGTGCATCGGATTTTGGATTGATGAAGATAGATGAAACAGGACGGATTATTCAATTTGCTGAGAAACCGAAGGGCAAGGATCTTAACGCTATGGTACATGCTTTTACTACTCCATTACTTCTTAATCCCATTAACATaattgtgtatatatttacatatactATGGCTTGTTTCACATTTGTATGGCAGCAAGTTGATACCTCGATATTAGGGCTATCAACGGAAGATGCTGCAAAATATTCTTACATTGCATCAATGGGTGTGTATGTGTTCAAAAAGGATATCTTGTTAAAGCTTTTGACACAAAGCTATCCTTCATGCAATGACTTTGGCTCGGAGATTATTCCATCCGCGGTAAAGGAACATAACGTACAGGCAAGAAAACTTTTACAAGGGACTTTTACCTATAGTTTTCTCTTTGGAATTTTCACTAGTAATCAAATGCTAATAAGTACTCGTTTGCAGGCATATTTATTCAATGATTATTGGGAAGACATTGGGACAATAAAGTCTTTCTTTGATGCTAATTTAGCCCTCACAGATCAGGTTTGCATATAGATATGTGAATTGTTTGCACTATTATGTTATTCGGCATGGGATATGGTATTCGTTCTCTGAAAATTGATCTCTTTGTATGCTCTATGCAGCCACCAAAGTTCGAATTTTATGATCCAAAGACACCTTTTTATACATCTCCGAGATTCTTGCCTCCTAGCAAAATTGATCAATGCAGGGTATTTACTTCAAGCCttttgtttatattatgattaataAATCTAGTCGTCTTATCCCACGGTAAATTGATTGTTGCAGATTGTTAATGCCATAATTTCACACGGTTGTTTCTTGAGGAACTGTAGTGTAAAACGCTCTGTAGTTGGGGTGCGGTCGCGTTTGGAGTCCGGTGTTGAGCTTGAGGTGATCCACAACATCTAAAAGCTCTGCAAATTCCAGTACCACATATTTATTCATCTTATATGTTCCTTTCTTTGTAGGATACCATGATGATGGGAGCAGACTTCTACCAAACGGAGATGGAAATAATGTCTCTCCTGAAAGAAGGAAAGGTTCCGATCGGTGTCGGACAAAATACCAAGATCAAGTAAGATTTAGATTGAAAAACCAAATGTAAGATTTAGATGGAAATTattgttttgaaaaatatttcCTTACTGTTGCAACTTGTGTGTTTTGGAAGGAATTGCATAATAGACAAGAATGCCAAGATAGGAAAAAATGTGATCATATCGAACAGTGATGTAAGTATTGCTTTCCTTTCATGAATGTTTAgtataattagattttttttcaaataattttcatTTACGTTGGTATTCAGGGTGTTGAAGAAGCTGAGAGACCAGAACAAGGCTTTTACATTAGGTCCGGAATTACAGTCATAATGAAGAATGCAACAATTAAAGATGGATCCGTAATATGAAATTTCAAGTTGATTTCAAGTGGTTTAGAGGTTGTCATATTCGATCGAGCACGTCATCGAAAAGCTTAGAGCCCTAGTTTGCTAGGTTTTTGCTCGGCTATTTTTGCAGCGAAAAATATATAGCAGTAATGCTTTGTACATGTAAAGTACAAATTCCTCTGCGGATTTTACAAAGGAAATTTAATTGCCATTTTGTAGTGGCTTgtgcttaaatttaataatttggtTATGTTTTTTTAGGAAGTGTCAATCAAATGcttaaaagtaatttaaaattttcacattacCAACTGTAAGATTCAAAATATCTATGCCCTAGGTTTAAACACAATTACAATTTGATctacatgttttaaatatgtatatattatatttgagcATACTTTTAACTCCAAAGCTAACGGTGGTTAGGTTGATGGAAAGACATTATTGACACAATATTGATATGTTGAAGACTCAATTAGAATGTTCTAATGTTTGAGGATGTCTAATGCAATTAACTAACAAGTGTTGCGTGTAATGACAAGATATATTACACTCTCAAAAAAGAGAACTCATCTTGGAGACGATAGTGTAGAAAGATGCAACCACAAATCTTGAAAGGATTATTTTATATTAGATCTTAAAATGAACTTTCTTCctagaaaaaaaaagggtaaattacactcaagatcactaaactattagtaagtttatgttttgatcactcaactttaaGTCTCTAGGctattatggtttttttttttaaagttcggcTAGTGAGTTTCAAGCGACAATTCAATGATCAATATGGTGGATACGTACCCATCGATGAGTAGAAgaatataccttagatccaagccGATTTAACAGTCAGTGTTagaaaacgaaaaataaaattgtttggATTCTGGTTCGTAGTTTCATGAAATTCAAAgatatttcatgaaaaaattgaacaatggaagagaagaagaaaaagagctTTCAATTAGTGTGGGTGATACAAACAGAGAATGTCATACAATAGCGATTTTAACAAtctagtaacttaaatgaaagcttttgaatagttcaatgaccattttgtaactttttaatgTTAAAcgaccaaaacataaatttactaataactTAGTGATCTTGGGtacaatttaccaaaaaaaagtcTTTAGTGGTTTCCAACGTGTTGAGAATTAGTAGACCACGTGATTGTTAGATGGGAAATAGAACATCAATAAATAGTAAGTAAACTATTCTTATGTAAGTATCTTCTTAATTTTCAGtccttttaattttctattttttattttttcatccttcaaatttctttttttactCTACCAAGTCCTAATATCTCACCTCAAAGACAATTATGGCATGTTTGGGTAAACATTATAATTAATGAATCCCACTGAATTAGGTGTAATTGAAGCACTCGGATTACACTTTTCAATTCTTAAGGGATAAGATGagactcaaatttaatttttttaaaaaattaaaataattatggtAAAAATTTTCTTCTATTATaaatcacaaaatatattatttaaatatatattattcaatatAATTTATTTGGATATCATACGTTTTTACGGTACTTGCCTTTGAAGATATAAGTTGACAACTATTGTTGCTCATTAAAGCTGCATTATTTGCATGTGTTGGATGGAAAGCAACTCAAATTTTGGATTATAAAGTAGAaaacttatttaataatattgagttgtattactaataacaaattttaataaattatttaatatatttctttaatttaacaaatttatttgtataaaaaatatatgatgAATGATTGAGATGCCAAAGATGAAAATGATTTCGAATTTTAGCTTAATGATTATCATTGAGAGTAAAAATTCTCCATAAAGTATGAATTTAAGGTATGAGATAATACTTATGAAGATGTGTCGGAAAGTAATGATTCATTATATTCTAAGAATATTCATAATAAAGTTGTCAACCATATGACTAAATGTTATATTTTCGAAATTTAGCTTAATGATCATCACTGAGAGTAAAAGGCTCATTGTTATACTTCTACATTAAGGGTGGATTTGGATAGGCGGTATGTTTATTTgctgttagtgtaaaaataacgatGATGGTAATATTAGAAATTGTAGCAATACTATAATATGAAACAAAAAGTAAGATAAACGCACCTCACTATTCATTCAAACCCATcctaaatatgaatttaaagtatGAGATAAAACTGTTACATGTTGAATTTTTCTTTCTCCTTATATAGGTCTTGGTCCATTTCCATTTCTAAATTCAAAGCTTTAATGGAAAGTTTACAACCACtagtgaagaaaaagaaaattggtaTGGACTTGGTAGTTGATATTCgttgtacttttttatttttctaaacttGTTTAATAAGTTGTTAATGAATTTTTT comes from the Gossypium hirsutum isolate 1008001.06 chromosome A06, Gossypium_hirsutum_v2.1, whole genome shotgun sequence genome and includes:
- the LOC107944132 gene encoding glucose-1-phosphate adenylyltransferase large subunit 2, chloroplastic isoform X2, translating into MFESPQADPKEVASIILGGGAGTRLFPLTSMRAKPAVPIGGCYRLIDVPMSNCINSGIKKIFILTQFNSFSLNRHLARTYNFGNGVNFGDGFMEVLAATQTSGEAGKKWFQGTADAVRQFIWVFEDAKVKDVQHVLILSGDHLYRADYMDFVQKHIDSNADITVSCLPMDNSRASDFGLMKIDETGRIIQFAEKPKGKDLNAMQVDTSILGLSTEDAAKYSYIASMGVYVFKKDILLKLLTQSYPSCNDFGSEIIPSAVKEHNVQAYLFNDYWEDIGTIKSFFDANLALTDQPPKFEFYDPKTPFYTSPRFLPPSKIDQCRIVNAIISHGCFLRNCSVKRSVVGVRSRLESGVELEDTMMMGADFYQTEMEIMSLLKEGKVPIGVGQNTKIKNCIIDKNAKIGKNVIISNSDGVEEAERPEQGFYIRSGITVIMKNATIKDGSVI
- the LOC107944132 gene encoding glucose-1-phosphate adenylyltransferase large subunit 2, chloroplastic isoform X1, whose amino-acid sequence is MASHFISLNANVNPYNLIKGRSYGGSVFWGERISWSIKSRDYGRVVWRSLRIENDVRKAKSGVVHCVQTPTNENDDPTMFESPQADPKEVASIILGGGAGTRLFPLTSMRAKPAVPIGGCYRLIDVPMSNCINSGIKKIFILTQFNSFSLNRHLARTYNFGNGVNFGDGFMEVLAATQTSGEAGKKWFQGTADAVRQFIWVFEDAKVKDVQHVLILSGDHLYRADYMDFVQKHIDSNADITVSCLPMDNSRASDFGLMKIDETGRIIQFAEKPKGKDLNAMQVDTSILGLSTEDAAKYSYIASMGVYVFKKDILLKLLTQSYPSCNDFGSEIIPSAVKEHNVQAYLFNDYWEDIGTIKSFFDANLALTDQPPKFEFYDPKTPFYTSPRFLPPSKIDQCRIVNAIISHGCFLRNCSVKRSVVGVRSRLESGVELEDTMMMGADFYQTEMEIMSLLKEGKVPIGVGQNTKIKNCIIDKNAKIGKNVIISNSDGVEEAERPEQGFYIRSGITVIMKNATIKDGSVI